In one Brienomyrus brachyistius isolate T26 chromosome 5, BBRACH_0.4, whole genome shotgun sequence genomic region, the following are encoded:
- the si:dkey-26i13.8 gene encoding kinesin-like protein KIF19 isoform X3, giving the protein MKDLAGDSKDHQLTVALRIRPMNEAEIEEGAAVIAHKVDDQMVVLMDPCEDPDDVLRAHRSREKTYMFDVTFDCTATQDDIYVATTKNLIEGVISGYNATVFAYGPTGAGKTYTMLGLDSEPGIYIRTLNDLFRVIEENSEDMDCSVYMSYLEIYNEMIRDLLNPSSGYLDLREDCKGEIRIAGITEFSTSNAREVTVKQKSRLKGTSQEVRVGKLFMVDLAGTERASQTQNKGKRMKEGAHINRSLLALANCINALSDKAGRGPQFVNYRDSKLTRLLKDALGGNSRTVMITHISPASTNFEESRNTLMYADKAKNIKTKVKRNLLNVSYHIAQYTGIIAELRKEIERLQAKIEEQDQEQLRKGDKADIRDVQAEVQQHSAQYSQREMGRLREQLLCAFREQMEIRRSLMELENCNMELHIDTSRHLATISDWEREKARCAKKWREEGRSEKIDRDKEEGEQDSEAEEMDSAEPQDVTLAREEIGTLLKEQRRTMALKSDLEEKLASMNIKSSKMEELLPSRISNGEQREILALLCRVHELEVENTEIQSAVLCKENVLRTKDFMIQRYEQHRSLCDEIIQRQKSLIEEHSIPVPLELEQLYMVYYSELDGSIDKILGLHNIASSTMQNGSILDIAKQLKLGDLIPELESNDDRSPRSATEEDKRSNFPQNYDPLPPSELDNESENSKVFKSTLKSHQMKSGHIFSTPLSLNQVGAEKMKEISSDTKSISVIAAKRRTRMNTVTATSGLSRAKERSLMSVQSLEEADESDGAVSEPQGTPLTTAVRPAVSNDSLAIYTPIELDPKRRSRRLQGSSRSSSKKEPHRGDRRNISIERRARKKRSKSFEATAKWKPKIIASRNPVLESISDNRLVLHSENANRFLRMHVENPSPPPPPTKVKYPISHYTGESHLQKLEMRSTPPSTIHQYNADGRRGQTVHKRVRGPSEPSSTNQLLLQPGNYKRTPIFNVRHKGTALRSDNRYKKGTY; this is encoded by the exons ATGAAAGACCTGGCAGGGGACTCCAAGGATCACCAGCTAACG GTGGCCCTGCGTATTCGTCCAATGAATGAGGCTGAAATTGAGGAGGGGGCTGCCGTGATAGCCCACAAGGTGGACGACCAG atGGTTGTTCTTATGGATCCCTGTGAGGACCCCGATGATGTTTTGCGTGCTCATCGTTCAAGAGAGAAAACGTACATGTTTGACGTAACTTTCGACTGTACAGCAACTCAG GATGATATTTATGTGGCCACCACCAAGAACTTAATTGAAGGGGTTATTTCCGGTTACAACGCCACAGTTTTTGCATATGGACCAACAG GTGCAGGAAAGACCTATACGATGCTGGGCCTTGACTCTGAGCCAGGAATCTATATTCGAACACTGAATGATCTTTTCAGAGTTATTGAGGAAAACAGCGAGGACATGGATTGCAGTGTCTATATGTCATATCTGGAG ATCTACAATGAGATGATCCGTGACCTTTTGAATCCCTCATCAGGGTATCTTGATCTAAGAGAGGACTGCAAAGGGGAAATCCGTATCGCAGGCATCACAGAATTCTCTACAAGCAATGCGAGGGAG GTGACAGTGAAGCAGAAGAGCAGGCTGAAGGGAACCAGCCAGGAGGTGCGGGTGGGCAAGCTGTTCATGGTGGACCTAGCAGGAACTGAGAGAGCTTCGCAG ACCCAGAACAAGGGAAAGCGGATGAAGGAGGGAGCTCACATTAATCGCTCCCTGCTGGCCTTGGCAAATTGTATTAACGCACTGAGTGACAAGGCTGGACGGGGCCCCCAGTTTGTCAATTACAGGGACAGTAAACTCACCCGTTTGCTAAAG GATGCTTTGGGTGGGAACAGTAGGACAGTGATGATCACTCACATAAGTCCGGCCAGTACTAACTTTGAGGAATCCAGAAATACTCTCATGTATGCAGACAAGGCCAAGAACATTAAAACTAAA gtGAAACGCAACCTGCTAAATGTGTCCTACCATATAGCGCAGTACACCGGCATCATTGCAGAGCTTCGCAAAGAGATTGAGAGATTACAAGCCAAGATAGAAGAACAGGACCAGGAGCAGCTGAGGAAAGGAGACAAAGCTGACATACGTGATGTACAAG CAGAAGTGCAGCAGCACTCGGCCCAGTACAGCCAGAGGGAGATGGGTCGGCTCCGTGAGCAACTGCTCTGCGCTTTCCGGGAGCAGATGGAGATACGTCGCAGTCTGATGGAGCTAGAGAACTGCAATATGGAGCTCCACATTGACACCTCCAGGCACCTGGCCACCATCTCAGA CTGGGAAAGGGAGAAGGCAAGGTGTGCTAAGAAATGGAGGGAGGAGGGGCGCAGTGAGAAGATAGACAGAGACAAGGAGGAGGGGGAGCAGGACAGCGAGGCTGAGGAGATGGACTCGGCCGAGCCCCAGGATGTCACACTGGCTCGGGAAGAGATCGGCACGCTCCTCAAGGAACAGAGGAGAACCATGGCCCTAAAG TCAGATCTGGAGGAGAAACTGGCAAGCATGAATATCAAGTCATCGAAGATGGAGGAGCTGCTGCCCAGTCGGATCAGCAACGGGGAGCAGCGGGAGATCCTGGCGCTGCTGTGTCGTGTGCACGAGCTGGAGGTGGAGAACACAGAGATCCAGTCAGCAGTGCTGTGCAAGGAGAACGTCCTGCGCACCAAGGACTTCATGATCCAGCGCTATGAGCAGCACCGCTCACTGTGTGATGAGATTATCCAGCGGCAGAAAAGCCTCATCGAAG AACATTCTATTCCAGTACCCCTGGAGCTTGAGCAGCTGTACATGGTGTATTACAGTGAGTTGGATGGAAGCATCGACAAAATCCTTGGTCTCCATAACATCGCATCGAGCACGATGCAG AACGGATCAATATTAGATATAGCAAAACAGCTGAAGCTGGGAGATTTGATTCCTGAACTGGAATCAAACGATGACCGTAGCCCTAGGTCAGCCACTGAAGAGGATAAAAGGTCTAATTTTCCACAGAATTATGATCCACTTCCTCCATCTGAACTGGATAATGAAAG TGAAAACAGCAAAGTGTTTAAATCCACTTTGAAGTCCCATCAAATGAAGAGTGGTCACATCTTCTCCACTCCCCTTTCATTAAATCAG GTCGGTGCTGAAAAGATGAAGGAGATCTCGTCTGACACCAAGAGCATTTCCGTCATCGCAGCTAAGCGGCGGACACGCATGAACACCGTGACAGCGACCAGCGGCCTCTCCAGGGCCAAGGAGAGGAGCCTGATGTCAGTGCAGTCCTTGGAGGAAGCGGACGAGTCGGACGGGGCCGTCTCAGAGCCCCAAGGGACCCCACTAACCACCGCCGTCAGGCCGGCCGTCAGCAACGACAGCTTGGCCATATACACTCCGATTGAGCTGGATCCCAAGAGGAGATCCCGGAGGCTGCAGGGAAGCTCTCGTTCCAGCTCCAAAAAGGAGCCACACCGGGGGGACCGGAGGAACATCTCCATCGAGAGGCGCGCACGCAAGAAGCGCTCCAAATCTTTCGAGGCCACTGCTAAATGG AAACCCAAGATCATTGCTTCCAGGAATCCAGTCCTTGAAAGCATCTCAGACAACAGACTTGTACTGCACTCAGAAAATGCAAACAGGTTCTTGCGAATGCATGTGGAAAATCCctcaccaccacccccaccaaCAAAGGTTAAATATCCCATCTCTCATTACACAG GTGAAAGCCACCTCCAAAAGCTGGAGATGAGAAGCACCCCTCCCAGCACCATACACCAGTACAACGCCGATGGCAGAAGAGGGCAGACCGTGCACAAGCGTGTCAGAG GCCCGTCGGAACCATCAAGCACGAACCAGCTTCTTCTGCAGCCTGGAAACTACAAACGGACGCCCATCTTCAACGTTAGACACAAGGGCACGGCGCTCAGAAGTGACAACCGCTACAAGAAGGGGACATACTGA
- the si:dkey-26i13.8 gene encoding kinesin-like protein KIF19 isoform X2: protein MKDLAGDSKDHQLTVALRIRPMNEAEIEEGAAVIAHKVDDQMVVLMDPCEDPDDVLRAHRSREKTYMFDVTFDCTATQDDIYVATTKNLIEGVISGYNATVFAYGPTGAGKTYTMLGLDSEPGIYIRTLNDLFRVIEENSEDMDCSVYMSYLEIYNEMIRDLLNPSSGYLDLREDCKGEIRIAGITEFSTSNAREIMQLLTKGNKQRTQEPTAANKTSSRSHAILQVTVKQKSRLKGTSQEVRVGKLFMVDLAGTERASQTQNKGKRMKEGAHINRSLLALANCINALSDKAGRGPQFVNYRDSKLTRLLKDALGGNSRTVMITHISPASTNFEESRNTLMYADKAKNIKTKVKRNLLNVSYHIAQYTGIIAELRKEIERLQAKIEEQDQEQLRKGDKADIRDVQEVQQHSAQYSQREMGRLREQLLCAFREQMEIRRSLMELENCNMELHIDTSRHLATISDWEREKARCAKKWREEGRSEKIDRDKEEGEQDSEAEEMDSAEPQDVTLAREEIGTLLKEQRRTMALKSDLEEKLASMNIKSSKMEELLPSRISNGEQREILALLCRVHELEVENTEIQSAVLCKENVLRTKDFMIQRYEQHRSLCDEIIQRQKSLIEEHSIPVPLELEQLYMVYYSELDGSIDKILGLHNIASSTMQNGSILDIAKQLKLGDLIPELESNDDRSPRSATEEDKRSNFPQNYDPLPPSELDNESENSKVFKSTLKSHQMKSGHIFSTPLSLNQVGAEKMKEISSDTKSISVIAAKRRTRMNTVTATSGLSRAKERSLMSVQSLEEADESDGAVSEPQGTPLTTAVRPAVSNDSLAIYTPIELDPKRRSRRLQGSSRSSSKKEPHRGDRRNISIERRARKKRSKSFEATAKWKPKIIASRNPVLESISDNRLVLHSENANRFLRMHVENPSPPPPPTKVKYPISHYTGESHLQKLEMRSTPPSTIHQYNADGRRGQTVHKRVRGPSEPSSTNQLLLQPGNYKRTPIFNVRHKGTALRSDNRYKKGTY, encoded by the exons ATGAAAGACCTGGCAGGGGACTCCAAGGATCACCAGCTAACG GTGGCCCTGCGTATTCGTCCAATGAATGAGGCTGAAATTGAGGAGGGGGCTGCCGTGATAGCCCACAAGGTGGACGACCAG atGGTTGTTCTTATGGATCCCTGTGAGGACCCCGATGATGTTTTGCGTGCTCATCGTTCAAGAGAGAAAACGTACATGTTTGACGTAACTTTCGACTGTACAGCAACTCAG GATGATATTTATGTGGCCACCACCAAGAACTTAATTGAAGGGGTTATTTCCGGTTACAACGCCACAGTTTTTGCATATGGACCAACAG GTGCAGGAAAGACCTATACGATGCTGGGCCTTGACTCTGAGCCAGGAATCTATATTCGAACACTGAATGATCTTTTCAGAGTTATTGAGGAAAACAGCGAGGACATGGATTGCAGTGTCTATATGTCATATCTGGAG ATCTACAATGAGATGATCCGTGACCTTTTGAATCCCTCATCAGGGTATCTTGATCTAAGAGAGGACTGCAAAGGGGAAATCCGTATCGCAGGCATCACAGAATTCTCTACAAGCAATGCGAGGGAG ATAATGCAGCTGCTCACCAAGGGAAATAAACAAAGGACCCAGGAGCCCACCGCTGCCAACAAGACGTCGTCTCGCTCTCATGCCATCCTGCAGGTGACAGTGAAGCAGAAGAGCAGGCTGAAGGGAACCAGCCAGGAGGTGCGGGTGGGCAAGCTGTTCATGGTGGACCTAGCAGGAACTGAGAGAGCTTCGCAG ACCCAGAACAAGGGAAAGCGGATGAAGGAGGGAGCTCACATTAATCGCTCCCTGCTGGCCTTGGCAAATTGTATTAACGCACTGAGTGACAAGGCTGGACGGGGCCCCCAGTTTGTCAATTACAGGGACAGTAAACTCACCCGTTTGCTAAAG GATGCTTTGGGTGGGAACAGTAGGACAGTGATGATCACTCACATAAGTCCGGCCAGTACTAACTTTGAGGAATCCAGAAATACTCTCATGTATGCAGACAAGGCCAAGAACATTAAAACTAAA gtGAAACGCAACCTGCTAAATGTGTCCTACCATATAGCGCAGTACACCGGCATCATTGCAGAGCTTCGCAAAGAGATTGAGAGATTACAAGCCAAGATAGAAGAACAGGACCAGGAGCAGCTGAGGAAAGGAGACAAAGCTGACATACGTGATGTACAAG AAGTGCAGCAGCACTCGGCCCAGTACAGCCAGAGGGAGATGGGTCGGCTCCGTGAGCAACTGCTCTGCGCTTTCCGGGAGCAGATGGAGATACGTCGCAGTCTGATGGAGCTAGAGAACTGCAATATGGAGCTCCACATTGACACCTCCAGGCACCTGGCCACCATCTCAGA CTGGGAAAGGGAGAAGGCAAGGTGTGCTAAGAAATGGAGGGAGGAGGGGCGCAGTGAGAAGATAGACAGAGACAAGGAGGAGGGGGAGCAGGACAGCGAGGCTGAGGAGATGGACTCGGCCGAGCCCCAGGATGTCACACTGGCTCGGGAAGAGATCGGCACGCTCCTCAAGGAACAGAGGAGAACCATGGCCCTAAAG TCAGATCTGGAGGAGAAACTGGCAAGCATGAATATCAAGTCATCGAAGATGGAGGAGCTGCTGCCCAGTCGGATCAGCAACGGGGAGCAGCGGGAGATCCTGGCGCTGCTGTGTCGTGTGCACGAGCTGGAGGTGGAGAACACAGAGATCCAGTCAGCAGTGCTGTGCAAGGAGAACGTCCTGCGCACCAAGGACTTCATGATCCAGCGCTATGAGCAGCACCGCTCACTGTGTGATGAGATTATCCAGCGGCAGAAAAGCCTCATCGAAG AACATTCTATTCCAGTACCCCTGGAGCTTGAGCAGCTGTACATGGTGTATTACAGTGAGTTGGATGGAAGCATCGACAAAATCCTTGGTCTCCATAACATCGCATCGAGCACGATGCAG AACGGATCAATATTAGATATAGCAAAACAGCTGAAGCTGGGAGATTTGATTCCTGAACTGGAATCAAACGATGACCGTAGCCCTAGGTCAGCCACTGAAGAGGATAAAAGGTCTAATTTTCCACAGAATTATGATCCACTTCCTCCATCTGAACTGGATAATGAAAG TGAAAACAGCAAAGTGTTTAAATCCACTTTGAAGTCCCATCAAATGAAGAGTGGTCACATCTTCTCCACTCCCCTTTCATTAAATCAG GTCGGTGCTGAAAAGATGAAGGAGATCTCGTCTGACACCAAGAGCATTTCCGTCATCGCAGCTAAGCGGCGGACACGCATGAACACCGTGACAGCGACCAGCGGCCTCTCCAGGGCCAAGGAGAGGAGCCTGATGTCAGTGCAGTCCTTGGAGGAAGCGGACGAGTCGGACGGGGCCGTCTCAGAGCCCCAAGGGACCCCACTAACCACCGCCGTCAGGCCGGCCGTCAGCAACGACAGCTTGGCCATATACACTCCGATTGAGCTGGATCCCAAGAGGAGATCCCGGAGGCTGCAGGGAAGCTCTCGTTCCAGCTCCAAAAAGGAGCCACACCGGGGGGACCGGAGGAACATCTCCATCGAGAGGCGCGCACGCAAGAAGCGCTCCAAATCTTTCGAGGCCACTGCTAAATGG AAACCCAAGATCATTGCTTCCAGGAATCCAGTCCTTGAAAGCATCTCAGACAACAGACTTGTACTGCACTCAGAAAATGCAAACAGGTTCTTGCGAATGCATGTGGAAAATCCctcaccaccacccccaccaaCAAAGGTTAAATATCCCATCTCTCATTACACAG GTGAAAGCCACCTCCAAAAGCTGGAGATGAGAAGCACCCCTCCCAGCACCATACACCAGTACAACGCCGATGGCAGAAGAGGGCAGACCGTGCACAAGCGTGTCAGAG GCCCGTCGGAACCATCAAGCACGAACCAGCTTCTTCTGCAGCCTGGAAACTACAAACGGACGCCCATCTTCAACGTTAGACACAAGGGCACGGCGCTCAGAAGTGACAACCGCTACAAGAAGGGGACATACTGA
- the si:dkey-26i13.8 gene encoding kinesin-like protein KIF19 isoform X4: MKDLAGDSKDHQLTVALRIRPMNEAEIEEGAAVIAHKVDDQMVVLMDPCEDPDDVLRAHRSREKTYMFDVTFDCTATQDDIYVATTKNLIEGVISGYNATVFAYGPTGAGKTYTMLGLDSEPGIYIRTLNDLFRVIEENSEDMDCSVYMSYLEIYNEMIRDLLNPSSGYLDLREDCKGEIRIAGITEFSTSNAREIMQLLTKGNKQRTQEPTAANKTSSRSHAILQVTVKQKSRLKGTSQEVRVGKLFMVDLAGTERASQTQNKGKRMKEGAHINRSLLALANCINALSDKAGRGPQFVNYRDSKLTRLLKVKRNLLNVSYHIAQYTGIIAELRKEIERLQAKIEEQDQEQLRKGDKADIRDVQAEVQQHSAQYSQREMGRLREQLLCAFREQMEIRRSLMELENCNMELHIDTSRHLATISDWEREKARCAKKWREEGRSEKIDRDKEEGEQDSEAEEMDSAEPQDVTLAREEIGTLLKEQRRTMALKSDLEEKLASMNIKSSKMEELLPSRISNGEQREILALLCRVHELEVENTEIQSAVLCKENVLRTKDFMIQRYEQHRSLCDEIIQRQKSLIEEHSIPVPLELEQLYMVYYSELDGSIDKILGLHNIASSTMQNGSILDIAKQLKLGDLIPELESNDDRSPRSATEEDKRSNFPQNYDPLPPSELDNESENSKVFKSTLKSHQMKSGHIFSTPLSLNQVGAEKMKEISSDTKSISVIAAKRRTRMNTVTATSGLSRAKERSLMSVQSLEEADESDGAVSEPQGTPLTTAVRPAVSNDSLAIYTPIELDPKRRSRRLQGSSRSSSKKEPHRGDRRNISIERRARKKRSKSFEATAKWKPKIIASRNPVLESISDNRLVLHSENANRFLRMHVENPSPPPPPTKVKYPISHYTGESHLQKLEMRSTPPSTIHQYNADGRRGQTVHKRVRGPSEPSSTNQLLLQPGNYKRTPIFNVRHKGTALRSDNRYKKGTY; this comes from the exons ATGAAAGACCTGGCAGGGGACTCCAAGGATCACCAGCTAACG GTGGCCCTGCGTATTCGTCCAATGAATGAGGCTGAAATTGAGGAGGGGGCTGCCGTGATAGCCCACAAGGTGGACGACCAG atGGTTGTTCTTATGGATCCCTGTGAGGACCCCGATGATGTTTTGCGTGCTCATCGTTCAAGAGAGAAAACGTACATGTTTGACGTAACTTTCGACTGTACAGCAACTCAG GATGATATTTATGTGGCCACCACCAAGAACTTAATTGAAGGGGTTATTTCCGGTTACAACGCCACAGTTTTTGCATATGGACCAACAG GTGCAGGAAAGACCTATACGATGCTGGGCCTTGACTCTGAGCCAGGAATCTATATTCGAACACTGAATGATCTTTTCAGAGTTATTGAGGAAAACAGCGAGGACATGGATTGCAGTGTCTATATGTCATATCTGGAG ATCTACAATGAGATGATCCGTGACCTTTTGAATCCCTCATCAGGGTATCTTGATCTAAGAGAGGACTGCAAAGGGGAAATCCGTATCGCAGGCATCACAGAATTCTCTACAAGCAATGCGAGGGAG ATAATGCAGCTGCTCACCAAGGGAAATAAACAAAGGACCCAGGAGCCCACCGCTGCCAACAAGACGTCGTCTCGCTCTCATGCCATCCTGCAGGTGACAGTGAAGCAGAAGAGCAGGCTGAAGGGAACCAGCCAGGAGGTGCGGGTGGGCAAGCTGTTCATGGTGGACCTAGCAGGAACTGAGAGAGCTTCGCAG ACCCAGAACAAGGGAAAGCGGATGAAGGAGGGAGCTCACATTAATCGCTCCCTGCTGGCCTTGGCAAATTGTATTAACGCACTGAGTGACAAGGCTGGACGGGGCCCCCAGTTTGTCAATTACAGGGACAGTAAACTCACCCGTTTGCTAAAG gtGAAACGCAACCTGCTAAATGTGTCCTACCATATAGCGCAGTACACCGGCATCATTGCAGAGCTTCGCAAAGAGATTGAGAGATTACAAGCCAAGATAGAAGAACAGGACCAGGAGCAGCTGAGGAAAGGAGACAAAGCTGACATACGTGATGTACAAG CAGAAGTGCAGCAGCACTCGGCCCAGTACAGCCAGAGGGAGATGGGTCGGCTCCGTGAGCAACTGCTCTGCGCTTTCCGGGAGCAGATGGAGATACGTCGCAGTCTGATGGAGCTAGAGAACTGCAATATGGAGCTCCACATTGACACCTCCAGGCACCTGGCCACCATCTCAGA CTGGGAAAGGGAGAAGGCAAGGTGTGCTAAGAAATGGAGGGAGGAGGGGCGCAGTGAGAAGATAGACAGAGACAAGGAGGAGGGGGAGCAGGACAGCGAGGCTGAGGAGATGGACTCGGCCGAGCCCCAGGATGTCACACTGGCTCGGGAAGAGATCGGCACGCTCCTCAAGGAACAGAGGAGAACCATGGCCCTAAAG TCAGATCTGGAGGAGAAACTGGCAAGCATGAATATCAAGTCATCGAAGATGGAGGAGCTGCTGCCCAGTCGGATCAGCAACGGGGAGCAGCGGGAGATCCTGGCGCTGCTGTGTCGTGTGCACGAGCTGGAGGTGGAGAACACAGAGATCCAGTCAGCAGTGCTGTGCAAGGAGAACGTCCTGCGCACCAAGGACTTCATGATCCAGCGCTATGAGCAGCACCGCTCACTGTGTGATGAGATTATCCAGCGGCAGAAAAGCCTCATCGAAG AACATTCTATTCCAGTACCCCTGGAGCTTGAGCAGCTGTACATGGTGTATTACAGTGAGTTGGATGGAAGCATCGACAAAATCCTTGGTCTCCATAACATCGCATCGAGCACGATGCAG AACGGATCAATATTAGATATAGCAAAACAGCTGAAGCTGGGAGATTTGATTCCTGAACTGGAATCAAACGATGACCGTAGCCCTAGGTCAGCCACTGAAGAGGATAAAAGGTCTAATTTTCCACAGAATTATGATCCACTTCCTCCATCTGAACTGGATAATGAAAG TGAAAACAGCAAAGTGTTTAAATCCACTTTGAAGTCCCATCAAATGAAGAGTGGTCACATCTTCTCCACTCCCCTTTCATTAAATCAG GTCGGTGCTGAAAAGATGAAGGAGATCTCGTCTGACACCAAGAGCATTTCCGTCATCGCAGCTAAGCGGCGGACACGCATGAACACCGTGACAGCGACCAGCGGCCTCTCCAGGGCCAAGGAGAGGAGCCTGATGTCAGTGCAGTCCTTGGAGGAAGCGGACGAGTCGGACGGGGCCGTCTCAGAGCCCCAAGGGACCCCACTAACCACCGCCGTCAGGCCGGCCGTCAGCAACGACAGCTTGGCCATATACACTCCGATTGAGCTGGATCCCAAGAGGAGATCCCGGAGGCTGCAGGGAAGCTCTCGTTCCAGCTCCAAAAAGGAGCCACACCGGGGGGACCGGAGGAACATCTCCATCGAGAGGCGCGCACGCAAGAAGCGCTCCAAATCTTTCGAGGCCACTGCTAAATGG AAACCCAAGATCATTGCTTCCAGGAATCCAGTCCTTGAAAGCATCTCAGACAACAGACTTGTACTGCACTCAGAAAATGCAAACAGGTTCTTGCGAATGCATGTGGAAAATCCctcaccaccacccccaccaaCAAAGGTTAAATATCCCATCTCTCATTACACAG GTGAAAGCCACCTCCAAAAGCTGGAGATGAGAAGCACCCCTCCCAGCACCATACACCAGTACAACGCCGATGGCAGAAGAGGGCAGACCGTGCACAAGCGTGTCAGAG GCCCGTCGGAACCATCAAGCACGAACCAGCTTCTTCTGCAGCCTGGAAACTACAAACGGACGCCCATCTTCAACGTTAGACACAAGGGCACGGCGCTCAGAAGTGACAACCGCTACAAGAAGGGGACATACTGA